From one Conexibacter woesei Iso977N genomic stretch:
- a CDS encoding enoyl-CoA hydratase/isomerase family protein, with product MAGSVQVEQRGNVLVATIANPPHALMDREIQMGLMALARRADEDPDVGAVVLTGAHPSRFIAHFDVQLILNNAKASPALSPKMANTSLKAVGAALKIPGAEKAIFASPAAGLALMERSRELNLAIERCAAVWIAALNGDTGGGGCELALACDFRFMADSDHSIAQPEIFLGFPPGGGGTQRLTRLLGRRAALRLCLDGGPLTAQEALELGLVDRVVAPEQLLDAAVAEAARLGRRPKQGIGAVKRAINVGGSLPIDDGLRLESAEFLSAIATEESIAAQEAYVRRTEELGELPIGVPAEIEAVLERGRFA from the coding sequence ATGGCCGGGTCCGTGCAGGTCGAGCAGCGCGGCAACGTGCTCGTCGCGACGATCGCCAACCCGCCCCACGCGCTGATGGACCGCGAGATCCAGATGGGGTTGATGGCGCTGGCGCGCCGTGCCGACGAGGATCCGGACGTCGGCGCGGTCGTGCTGACCGGCGCGCATCCGTCGCGCTTCATCGCGCACTTCGACGTCCAGTTGATCCTCAACAACGCCAAGGCCTCGCCGGCGCTGAGCCCGAAGATGGCCAACACCTCGCTGAAGGCGGTCGGCGCCGCGCTGAAGATCCCCGGTGCCGAGAAGGCGATCTTCGCCAGCCCGGCCGCGGGTCTGGCGCTCATGGAGCGCTCGCGCGAGCTGAACCTGGCCATCGAGCGCTGCGCGGCGGTCTGGATCGCCGCGCTCAACGGCGACACGGGCGGCGGCGGATGCGAGCTGGCCCTGGCCTGCGACTTCCGGTTCATGGCCGACAGCGATCACAGCATCGCCCAGCCCGAGATCTTCCTCGGCTTCCCGCCCGGCGGCGGCGGCACGCAGCGCCTGACCCGGCTGCTCGGCCGGCGCGCCGCGCTGCGGCTGTGCCTGGACGGAGGCCCGCTCACTGCTCAGGAAGCACTGGAGCTCGGGCTCGTCGACCGCGTGGTCGCACCGGAGCAGCTGCTGGATGCCGCGGTGGCCGAGGCCGCCCGGCTGGGCCGCCGGCCCAAGCAGGGGATCGGTGCGGTCAAGCGCGCGATCAACGTCGGCGGCTCGCTGCCGATCGACGACGGCCTGCGGCTGGAGTCCGCCGAGTTCCTCAGCGCGATCGCCACCGAGGAGTCGATCGCCGCCCAGGAGGCCTACGTCCGGCGCACCGAGGAGCTCGGCGAGCTGCCGATCGGCGTCCCGGCGGAGATCGAGGCGGTCCTCGAGCGCGGACGGTTCGCGTGA
- a CDS encoding saccharopine dehydrogenase NADP-binding domain-containing protein: MSGRIVLFGATGYTGELTARALVARGARPVLAARSAERLDRLAGELGGLETQVADVTRPASVHALVERGDVLISTVGPFARWGAPAVEAAIAAGATYFDSTGEPAFIRRVFDDHGPSAAAAGSALLTAFGFDWIPGNLAGSLALREAGPAATRVDIGYFGRGGGTSGGTQDSTTGALLEPSFAYRAGRLVAERSGARVKTFRLAEGGARRAISVGGTEHFALPQEFPHLRDVDVLLGMAGGHVRYIPAITAAVTAVTRPAPVRKAIMSLAQRQAKGSSGGPDETARANSGSTIVAIARDADGRTLSTVTLDGVNGYTFTADILAWGAVTATAGGLDGAGALGPVAAFGLDALAQGVRDAGLARV; encoded by the coding sequence ATGTCCGGGCGCATCGTCCTGTTCGGCGCCACCGGTTACACGGGCGAGCTGACCGCCCGGGCGCTCGTCGCGCGTGGTGCGCGCCCCGTGCTCGCGGCGCGCTCGGCCGAGCGCCTGGACCGGCTCGCCGGTGAGCTGGGCGGGCTGGAGACGCAGGTCGCCGACGTCACGCGGCCCGCGTCGGTGCACGCGCTCGTGGAGCGCGGCGACGTGCTGATCTCCACGGTCGGGCCGTTTGCGCGCTGGGGCGCGCCGGCGGTCGAGGCCGCGATCGCCGCGGGCGCGACCTACTTCGACTCCACCGGCGAGCCGGCGTTCATCCGCCGCGTCTTCGACGACCACGGTCCGAGCGCGGCCGCGGCCGGGTCTGCGCTGCTGACCGCGTTCGGCTTCGACTGGATCCCCGGCAACCTGGCCGGATCGCTGGCCCTGCGCGAGGCCGGACCGGCGGCGACGCGCGTCGACATCGGGTACTTCGGCCGCGGCGGAGGGACCAGCGGCGGCACCCAGGACAGCACCACCGGCGCGCTGCTCGAACCCTCCTTCGCCTACCGGGCCGGACGGCTGGTCGCCGAGCGCAGCGGCGCGCGGGTCAAGACGTTCCGGCTGGCCGAGGGCGGGGCGCGCCGCGCCATCAGCGTCGGCGGAACCGAGCACTTCGCGCTGCCTCAGGAGTTCCCGCACCTCCGCGACGTCGACGTCCTGCTCGGCATGGCCGGCGGCCACGTCCGCTACATCCCGGCGATCACCGCCGCTGTCACCGCCGTCACCCGGCCCGCGCCGGTGCGCAAGGCCATCATGTCGCTGGCCCAGCGCCAGGCCAAGGGCTCCAGCGGCGGCCCCGACGAGACGGCACGAGCCAACAGCGGCTCGACGATCGTCGCCATCGCCCGCGACGCCGACGGCCGGACGCTGAGCACCGTGACGCTGGACGGCGTCAACGGCTACACGTTCACCGCCGACATCCTCGCCTGGGGCGCCGTGACCGCGACGGCCGGCGGCCTGGACGGCGCCGGCGCGCTCGGCCCTGTCGCCGCCTTCGGGCTCGACGCCCTCGCACAGGGCGTGCGGGACGCGGGCCTGGCGAGGGTCTAG
- a CDS encoding GNAT family N-acetyltransferase yields the protein MSAWSVPDDLADETVALRAWHGTDAEWLCEGFNAPEVVAQSEQAEDLKVDSPQTAYEMVFEAARRARAGAGIGLAICRSADREPVGSLELDALEGSHDEAEIGFWVLGGCRRQGYARAAVELALEWAFGPLGLTRVWAEIDGGNAGSVALLRAVGFHESNGVTLPPSMPTRRTSVVLCTEPRGFSTTSR from the coding sequence ATGAGTGCATGGTCGGTACCGGATGATTTGGCTGATGAGACAGTGGCGCTGCGTGCGTGGCACGGTACCGATGCCGAATGGTTGTGCGAGGGCTTCAACGCTCCGGAGGTCGTGGCTCAGAGCGAGCAGGCCGAGGACCTCAAGGTCGACAGCCCCCAGACTGCCTACGAGATGGTGTTCGAGGCAGCGAGACGGGCACGGGCCGGCGCGGGGATCGGTCTTGCCATTTGCCGATCAGCGGACCGGGAGCCAGTCGGCTCCTTGGAACTAGACGCGCTCGAAGGCTCTCATGACGAGGCAGAGATCGGCTTCTGGGTCCTGGGCGGTTGTCGCCGCCAGGGCTACGCCCGGGCTGCCGTTGAGCTGGCGCTTGAATGGGCATTCGGGCCGCTTGGCCTGACTCGCGTGTGGGCCGAGATCGATGGCGGCAATGCTGGTTCCGTGGCGCTGCTGAGGGCTGTCGGCTTCCATGAGTCCAACGGCGTAACGCTGCCACCGTCGATGCCGACACGCAGGACCAGCGTGGTGCTGTGCACCGAGCCCCGCGGATTCAGCACGACTAGCCGCTGA
- a CDS encoding AAA family ATPase, whose translation MAGSGEHIKALVRSHASGDDASFYAVASQIAAQAARKGHNRLAQDIKQTIDASRKQPIAGSVTAIAKPRGDLAELLTATYPKVGLRDVVGPQALLTQIEQVISEQRQRAKLVDRGFAPAHRLLLEGPPGTGKTMTAGVLAHELGIPLLTVRLDSLLSKFMGETAAKLRAVFDAAEQQRAVFLFDEFDALGADRSGNDVGEARRILNSFLVFLEQASPESVIIAATNHRAILDRALFRRFDLVIEYGLPDRSEAQKVVRRRLGPLAKGLHFRSVSTSLDGLSHADLVNAAEAAAKRALMRGHDHVEPEDLDPALAARRAAAGV comes from the coding sequence TTGGCCGGCTCTGGAGAGCACATCAAGGCGCTGGTGCGAAGCCACGCCTCTGGCGATGACGCGTCGTTCTACGCCGTCGCCTCGCAGATCGCAGCGCAGGCCGCCCGCAAGGGACACAACCGCCTCGCGCAGGACATCAAGCAGACGATCGACGCCTCGCGCAAGCAGCCGATCGCTGGTTCGGTCACCGCGATCGCGAAGCCTCGTGGTGACCTGGCCGAGCTCCTCACGGCCACGTACCCGAAGGTCGGCCTCCGTGACGTCGTCGGCCCGCAAGCGCTGTTGACACAAATCGAGCAGGTCATCAGCGAGCAGCGCCAGCGCGCGAAGCTCGTCGATCGCGGCTTCGCCCCCGCCCACCGGCTTCTGCTTGAAGGTCCACCCGGCACAGGCAAGACGATGACCGCGGGGGTGCTGGCTCACGAGCTTGGGATCCCGCTGCTCACCGTCCGCCTCGACAGCCTGCTCAGCAAGTTCATGGGGGAGACCGCGGCCAAGCTGCGTGCGGTATTCGACGCTGCCGAGCAGCAGCGCGCGGTCTTCCTTTTCGATGAGTTTGACGCGCTGGGCGCCGATCGATCAGGCAACGATGTCGGCGAGGCCCGCCGGATCCTGAATTCGTTCTTGGTGTTCTTGGAACAGGCCAGTCCGGAGAGCGTGATCATCGCCGCGACCAACCACCGTGCGATCCTCGATCGCGCGTTGTTTCGTCGCTTCGACCTCGTCATCGAGTACGGCCTTCCGGATCGCAGCGAGGCGCAGAAGGTTGTGCGCCGGCGGCTTGGCCCGCTGGCCAAGGGCCTGCACTTCCGCTCCGTTAGTACGTCTCTCGACGGGCTGAGCCACGCCGACCTGGTCAACGCCGCCGAGGCCGCCGCCAAGCGCGCGCTCATGCGCGGTCACGATCACGTTGAGCCGGAGGATCTGGATCCCGCCCTAGCGGCCCGGCGCGCCGCGGCCGGTGTCTGA
- a CDS encoding S8 family peptidase, which translates to MSEQGGGLPHLWVEGYADDRRFERRGGPDPKVREVERRAHGRARRQELDNAIAAQLEARGELDESTIEELRAIGVVLVLEGADAAFPLKVDSLERMSGHRSSEARRPWWRLLSVTAATDTSPEKAMVWVSDEYRAHFLKRFEEYLNKDTPKGDATHRELIANIGRIRAAVLEDLWQSDGDPATRGVHWWEVWLARGNEPLRIARAYVEGSPLRMAGRVLEFVDRTVIWVEGRWDDLRGMPFSRVPVTEIRRPELADTVEDLSVEERAELADDLAARIVAAGPDAPAVCNIDSGVRRSSVLLDASLAPADVHSIVDRAATDVRNHGTAMASLALLGPLDPLLLGTAQVALGHRLEAVKILPDPDADDHPAEAFGLVTADAVSQPEAVAPNRSRVFCMPITAKPDRLGEPSLWSASVDALAAGVGIAASDEGIGILGPPDPGASRLFVISAGNVPENDFLPNYRDATDNAVVEDPAQAYNALTVGAFTELVGVPDDPSFDGWAPLGAHGDVSPHSRTSLGFSHRSWPVKPDICMEGGNVLHDGAGSYDPRHPLVSLRAADAAGDRVITSANATSAATAQAARLAALAQVKYPAYWPEIVRGLLTHAAEWTPIMRGELDAVSGKQDKLRLLRRYGWGVPREDALLNSSHTAVTMVTQDEFVPFTGDKYNLRTFRLHEMPWPADVLRSLEGAEVTMRVTLSYFIEPTASRRGWRRRYSYASHGLRFELKNQFETTEMFVSRVNREAQDEEDEAPRPASGNDRWLIGPNQRNSGSLHQDIWEGTGDALAECGVIAVHAIGGWWKYNRRADRQDLPVRYALIVSLKTRETDVDLWTPVATELGLPIEQMIPAS; encoded by the coding sequence GTGTCTGAACAGGGCGGCGGGCTCCCGCACCTTTGGGTCGAGGGCTACGCCGACGACCGGAGGTTCGAGCGACGAGGTGGTCCTGATCCAAAAGTTCGCGAGGTCGAGCGCCGCGCGCACGGTCGCGCGCGCCGGCAAGAGCTCGACAACGCGATCGCCGCGCAACTCGAGGCGCGAGGCGAGCTGGATGAGTCGACGATCGAAGAGCTCCGGGCGATCGGCGTCGTCCTTGTCCTTGAGGGCGCCGATGCCGCTTTCCCGCTGAAGGTCGATTCGCTGGAGCGCATGTCGGGCCACCGCTCGTCCGAGGCTAGGCGGCCCTGGTGGCGGTTGCTATCGGTCACGGCCGCGACGGACACGTCGCCCGAGAAGGCCATGGTTTGGGTGAGCGACGAATACCGGGCTCACTTCCTGAAGCGCTTCGAGGAGTACCTCAACAAGGACACGCCCAAGGGCGACGCCACCCACCGCGAGCTGATCGCCAACATCGGGCGCATCCGTGCCGCGGTGCTCGAAGATCTGTGGCAGTCTGACGGCGATCCAGCGACACGCGGCGTTCACTGGTGGGAGGTATGGCTCGCGCGCGGGAACGAACCGCTCCGCATCGCGCGCGCGTACGTGGAAGGGTCGCCGCTGCGAATGGCCGGCCGCGTACTGGAGTTTGTCGACCGGACCGTGATCTGGGTTGAGGGCAGGTGGGATGACCTGCGCGGGATGCCGTTCAGTCGTGTGCCGGTCACCGAGATCCGGCGCCCCGAGCTCGCCGATACCGTCGAGGATCTCAGCGTGGAGGAGCGGGCCGAACTCGCCGATGACCTCGCCGCGCGGATCGTTGCAGCCGGTCCCGACGCGCCTGCCGTATGCAACATCGACAGCGGTGTGCGGCGTTCAAGCGTCCTGCTCGACGCGTCGCTGGCACCCGCCGACGTGCACTCGATTGTCGATCGAGCCGCCACCGACGTGCGCAACCACGGCACCGCCATGGCCAGCCTCGCGCTCCTCGGCCCGCTCGATCCGTTGTTGCTCGGCACCGCGCAGGTCGCGCTCGGCCATCGGCTCGAGGCGGTGAAGATCCTGCCTGACCCCGACGCGGACGATCATCCTGCCGAGGCATTCGGCCTCGTCACGGCCGACGCAGTGTCTCAACCCGAGGCCGTCGCTCCGAACCGGTCCCGCGTCTTCTGCATGCCGATCACGGCAAAGCCGGACCGGCTCGGCGAGCCGTCGCTCTGGTCCGCATCGGTCGACGCACTCGCGGCCGGTGTGGGGATCGCCGCGTCGGACGAAGGCATCGGCATCCTCGGCCCGCCCGACCCGGGTGCTTCAAGACTGTTCGTGATCTCCGCCGGCAACGTCCCGGAGAACGACTTCCTGCCCAACTACCGCGACGCCACCGACAACGCGGTCGTCGAGGACCCGGCCCAGGCTTACAACGCGCTGACCGTCGGCGCCTTCACCGAGCTGGTAGGTGTGCCAGACGATCCGAGCTTCGACGGGTGGGCACCGCTCGGAGCCCACGGCGATGTATCGCCCCACAGCCGCACGTCCCTCGGCTTCAGCCATCGCAGCTGGCCCGTCAAGCCGGATATCTGCATGGAGGGCGGCAACGTCCTGCACGACGGCGCCGGAAGCTATGACCCTCGCCACCCCCTCGTCTCGCTCCGCGCCGCCGACGCCGCCGGCGACCGGGTCATCACCTCCGCCAACGCGACGAGCGCCGCGACCGCCCAGGCAGCGCGGCTCGCCGCCCTTGCTCAGGTCAAGTACCCCGCCTACTGGCCCGAGATCGTCCGTGGCTTGCTGACCCACGCGGCCGAGTGGACGCCGATTATGCGCGGCGAGCTCGACGCCGTCTCCGGCAAGCAGGACAAGCTCCGCCTTCTGCGCCGCTACGGCTGGGGCGTGCCACGCGAAGACGCGCTGCTCAACTCGTCACACACCGCGGTGACGATGGTCACCCAGGACGAGTTCGTCCCGTTCACAGGTGACAAGTACAATTTGCGCACGTTCCGCTTGCATGAGATGCCGTGGCCCGCAGACGTGCTCCGCAGCCTCGAAGGTGCTGAGGTGACGATGCGCGTCACGTTGTCCTACTTCATCGAGCCGACCGCCTCTCGACGTGGTTGGCGGCGCCGCTACTCCTATGCCTCGCACGGACTGCGCTTTGAGCTGAAGAACCAGTTCGAGACGACGGAGATGTTCGTCAGCCGCGTCAACCGGGAGGCCCAGGACGAGGAAGACGAAGCACCTCGGCCGGCCAGCGGTAACGATCGGTGGCTCATCGGACCCAACCAGCGCAACAGCGGATCGCTGCACCAAGACATCTGGGAGGGAACCGGCGACGCTCTCGCCGAGTGCGGCGTCATCGCCGTGCACGCAATCGGCGGCTGGTGGAAGTACAACAGGCGCGCCGACCGACAGGACCTTCCGGTGCGCTACGCGCTGATCGTGTCGTTGAAGACGCGTGAGACAGACGTCGACCTCTGGACGCCTGTCGCAACCGAGCTGGGCCTTCCGATCGAGCAGATGATTCCGGCGAGCTGA
- a CDS encoding DUF4365 domain-containing protein, whose product MQRPREHELETESRRAFDNALPVAWVGRDVTPDYGVDVAVEIFVHGARTGRTFNVQLKSTDEQDLASALRGGVRFDLPTVEYYKALPAPMLVVLYHSPTRQLYQQWLHAYDAVARGGKPLAPDAKTMGLRFVEADAWQDDTPEQLDAGVRGFNAFRSPALPLPLRVAVYADAGVDDALSVTFGLREAVKPVTDLIAVEHRDEIAGDEPAVLLGQRSTRVTLADVASVTLPRDPDAPRSPTFGPDLVLAIAVALANVGQTNIAAQLTTAVARTSAAIGDFGASIPLSSAMAHARRIREAIELADDLDASDDDDIRLAGSTFLVLTRMLAPMSASEHQLAIEVTQRRLDRRLERGERANAGAEAYNIGMLQKGTRNSEAAVAAFERALELEPRYAERAYFHKDLGGALFEGQRFAEAATSYARAIELGATGMTGALYADALLLAGRYAEAEAQFDEYLRTHHGSEDAEWRLKRSIMPLVRASGGDAQERHPERADALAASIDLQDPRLTVEHALATALEALRADACCGEAWFRYMFAEPAARGVVGWEPEPTLAAAVLLRYARFAWLNAAITAEIAEQDTIEDILQTAYRFEQDEFVRAYTEAIPAEVDVTVRNDRLHMLEQAIARQDELDRRPSFTMRFSDEDGFSELHFGDAQ is encoded by the coding sequence GTGCAGCGTCCCCGAGAGCACGAACTGGAGACCGAGTCGCGGCGCGCTTTCGACAACGCCCTCCCGGTCGCCTGGGTGGGGCGGGACGTCACGCCCGATTATGGCGTCGACGTAGCCGTCGAGATCTTCGTGCACGGCGCGCGAACCGGGCGGACGTTCAACGTGCAGCTGAAGTCGACCGACGAACAGGATCTGGCGTCCGCGTTGCGCGGCGGCGTTCGGTTCGATCTTCCGACAGTCGAGTACTACAAAGCGCTTCCGGCCCCGATGTTGGTCGTGCTGTACCACTCTCCTACGAGGCAGCTCTATCAGCAATGGCTGCATGCCTACGACGCGGTTGCCCGCGGCGGGAAGCCGCTGGCCCCCGACGCCAAGACCATGGGGCTGCGCTTCGTCGAGGCCGACGCCTGGCAAGACGACACGCCCGAGCAACTCGACGCCGGCGTCCGCGGCTTCAACGCGTTCCGAAGCCCTGCACTCCCGCTTCCGCTCCGAGTCGCCGTTTACGCCGATGCCGGAGTAGACGACGCCCTGTCCGTCACCTTCGGGCTGCGCGAAGCGGTCAAGCCCGTCACCGACCTCATCGCGGTCGAGCACCGTGACGAGATCGCAGGCGACGAGCCGGCCGTCCTCCTGGGACAGCGGTCCACGCGCGTAACGTTGGCCGACGTCGCCAGCGTCACGCTGCCCCGCGACCCTGACGCACCGCGATCACCGACTTTCGGTCCCGATCTCGTCCTGGCTATTGCGGTTGCATTGGCCAACGTCGGACAGACGAACATCGCCGCGCAGCTAACGACGGCCGTCGCCCGGACGAGCGCCGCGATCGGCGACTTCGGCGCGAGCATCCCGCTCAGCTCGGCCATGGCGCATGCGCGCCGCATCCGCGAGGCAATCGAGCTCGCCGATGACCTCGACGCCTCGGACGATGACGACATCCGGCTTGCGGGATCGACCTTCCTCGTGCTCACGCGAATGCTGGCGCCGATGTCGGCCTCCGAGCATCAGCTGGCGATCGAGGTCACGCAGCGGCGTCTTGACCGGCGGCTGGAGCGCGGCGAGCGAGCCAACGCGGGTGCCGAGGCCTACAACATCGGAATGCTCCAGAAGGGCACCCGCAACAGCGAAGCGGCGGTCGCAGCCTTTGAGCGAGCGCTCGAGCTGGAGCCTAGATACGCCGAGCGTGCCTACTTCCACAAGGACCTTGGCGGCGCGCTCTTCGAAGGGCAGCGATTTGCGGAGGCCGCAACTAGCTACGCTCGGGCGATCGAGCTCGGCGCCACCGGGATGACCGGCGCGCTCTACGCTGACGCGCTTCTTCTCGCCGGCCGCTACGCCGAGGCCGAGGCGCAGTTCGACGAGTACCTGAGGACGCACCATGGAAGCGAGGACGCCGAGTGGCGCCTCAAGCGGTCGATCATGCCGCTCGTACGCGCGTCCGGCGGCGACGCGCAGGAGCGTCACCCGGAGCGGGCGGACGCGCTCGCGGCATCCATCGACCTTCAAGACCCCAGGCTGACCGTCGAGCACGCGCTCGCAACGGCCCTGGAGGCATTGCGCGCCGACGCGTGCTGCGGCGAGGCGTGGTTCCGCTACATGTTCGCTGAACCCGCTGCTCGCGGCGTGGTCGGGTGGGAGCCGGAACCGACGCTGGCGGCGGCGGTGCTCCTGCGGTACGCGCGGTTCGCGTGGCTCAACGCCGCGATCACCGCGGAGATCGCCGAGCAAGACACCATCGAAGACATCCTCCAGACGGCTTACCGGTTCGAGCAGGACGAGTTCGTGAGGGCGTACACCGAAGCGATTCCCGCTGAGGTCGATGTCACCGTCCGAAATGATCGGCTGCACATGCTCGAACAGGCGATCGCTCGTCAAGATGAGCTCGATCGCCGCCCGTCGTTCACGATGCGATTCAGCGACGAGGACGGCTTCAGCGAGCTGCACTTTGGTGATGCCCAGTGA
- the lexA gene encoding transcriptional repressor LexA, with protein sequence MDLTKRQQEIFDFIKRYSAKHGYPPTVRDIGKAVGLASSSTVHAHLANLEKLGLLKRDPSKPRALELLDKASSAVGNAVDNVSALVKPIGLPLVGSVAAGQPILAEENIEEYVEVPPVAGGDQGEYVLRIRGESMKDAGILEGDYVVVRKQENAADGDIVVALVGEEATVKRFFRETDHIRLQPENTAMEPIRSKDVKIMGRVVGLFRSV encoded by the coding sequence GTGGATCTGACCAAGCGCCAGCAGGAGATCTTCGACTTCATCAAGCGGTACTCGGCCAAGCACGGGTACCCGCCCACGGTGCGGGACATCGGCAAGGCCGTTGGCCTGGCGTCGTCCTCGACGGTGCACGCGCATCTCGCCAACCTCGAGAAGCTGGGGCTGCTGAAGCGCGATCCGTCCAAGCCGCGCGCGTTGGAGCTGCTCGACAAGGCGTCGTCGGCGGTCGGCAACGCGGTGGACAACGTGTCCGCGCTCGTGAAGCCGATCGGGCTGCCGTTGGTCGGCTCGGTCGCCGCGGGTCAGCCGATCCTGGCCGAGGAGAACATCGAGGAGTACGTGGAGGTGCCGCCGGTCGCCGGTGGCGACCAGGGCGAGTACGTCCTGCGGATCCGCGGCGAGTCGATGAAGGACGCGGGGATCCTCGAGGGCGACTACGTCGTCGTCCGCAAGCAGGAGAACGCGGCGGACGGTGACATCGTCGTCGCGCTGGTGGGGGAGGAGGCGACGGTCAAGCGGTTCTTCCGCGAGACCGACCACATCCGCCTTCAGCCCGAGAACACGGCCATGGAGCCGATCCGCTCCAAGGACGTGAAGATCATGGGCCGCGTCGTCGGCCTCTTCCGGAGCGTGTGA